A single genomic interval of Desulfuromonadales bacterium harbors:
- a CDS encoding NifB/NifX family molybdenum-iron cluster-binding protein, translating to MIRTRRFHIIDGNSMKGLAMKVAFATTDKVHVDEHFGRAEKFLIWEIGPEEAAFSGVVQVKSEGDDEADRIEARCAGLADCALVYVAEIGGPAAARLVAKKIHPIKSKERE from the coding sequence ATGATTCGAACCCGCCGTTTTCACATCATCGATGGCAACAGCATGAAAGGACTGGCTATGAAAGTCGCATTCGCCACTACCGATAAAGTTCATGTCGACGAGCATTTCGGCCGCGCCGAGAAATTTTTGATCTGGGAGATCGGGCCCGAGGAGGCCGCTTTCTCCGGGGTGGTCCAGGTCAAGTCCGAAGGGGACGACGAAGCCGACCGGATCGAAGCCCGCTGTGCCGGCCTGGCTGACTGCGCGCTGGTCTACGTCGCCGAAATCGGTGGCCCGGCGGCCGCCCGCCTGGTGGCCAAGAAGATTCACCCGATCAAGAGCAAGGAACGGGAG